A segment of the Euzebya rosea genome:
TCGCTGAGGCGGTGGAGGGCGCTGATGTGGACGTCGATGACGTCACGTGGCACGGCGTTGAGGATCCCGAACTCGCGGCCCAGGGTCTTCATCGCGGGGACCGGACGGCGTCCGTCGGCGTAGGCAAGGGCTTCCACGGTTGACTCCAGCAGCTCGACGTAGCGGTCCACCAGCAGGCCGTACACCTCGGGCAGGGCCGTCTTCAGGCGCTGGTCACCGAGCATCTCCAGCGTGATCGGCGTCGCCGACGCCAGGATGTCGTCGCCGATCTCCGGCTCGCCGATCTCCGCGTACTCCAGGGACACCGACAGGGCCCGTGCCACCGCGTGGTTGCGATGCCGCTGGCGGACGATGGCCGCCTCCACCCGAGGGGGCAGCCCCTCGATGTCGGACTTGAGCACGAAGTCCTGTGCTCCGGCCTCGATGGCCTGCGGCCCGATCGCAGGGTCCTCGTTGCCGGTCAGCACGACGACCGGGATCTGGGGTGCCTGCGCCAGCAGCTGTGCGAGCGTCTCGAAGCCCTCCGAGTCGGGCAACCCGAGGTCCAGCAGCACGACGTCGACGCCCTCGAGTCCGACGAGCGCCTTCGCGACGCTCCTGACGTGCTGGACGTCGAACGTCGGGAACTGGGCGGTCACGAAGGCGGCGTCGTCGGCTTCGTCCTCGACGAGGAGCATCTTCATCCAGTCTTGCTCCTTGGATCGACGGGGCGAACGGGCCGAGCTCGCCCTTGAATGTGGTTCATGGCGAAACTCGGCCCAGAAGGATACCGCACCGGTTGTGCACGTACCGTAGGTGATGCTGAGCTCACCGTAGCAGCGCCGTCGGGTCGACGAACCGAAGGCCAAGGCGGATCAGCGCCAGGCCCAGGGCCTGCCGCAGTCCACCTGCCAACGTGGTGGACAGGGATCGAGCGGTGCCGGCCCGACGGGCCGGCCGACGACTCGGGGGGTGCTGGCGGCGCAGCGCAGCGGCACGCGAGAGCTCCTCGCGGTGCAGCCGGGCCATCTCGCCGTGGATGTGGGGCAGCATGACTGAACAGACCTTTCGAGCAACGTGGGTCCTCGTGGACCCGGGAAGCACGCCACCGCGGGATGCGGCGGCCCGAGCCGTCGAGCGGCTCGTCTACAACGACGAGGCGTGGCCCGCCCACGGAGCTGGGGCGGGGGTCGTTGGAGCTGGAGGGGAGGGTGGGCGGCCTAGGCCGCGGCGCGACAGCCCGGACGGTTCGTCTGCGATCCGGCCTGATCGGTCGGTGCCGTGGTGACCACGGCCGTATCGAGCGACATCGAGGTGTCGAGGTGGGTGATACGCATTACGGGCTGCCTCCTTTCCGGTGCTCGGGGTTCGTGTAGCCGGCTGACATTGCCACGACGGTGACGGCGCTGTCAACGACCTTCCGCCAGAAAGTTCCTGCGGTCGCCTGCTGGGCCGTCCGGGGTAGGCTCCCGACGCCCCCTCCAGGAGACGAAGTGACGACAGCCCCGACCGACCCACCGCCCGACGCTGCCGCCGGCGTTGCGGGCACGGAAGTGTGGGTTCAGGCAGCGGACGCGGCCCGATCCGCGGCATTGCGAGACGCCATGCCGGAGGCGTACCGCGTGACCCACTTCACCGCGCATGACCTGCAGGAACGCCTGGCTGACGGGCAACGCCCGACCGCGCTGCTCGTCGACGGGGAGGAGCTCGACGCACGGGCGTTCGTGGTCCACGCACCCGCGACGGCGGTGCTGGTCGTTGGCGCCTCCGACCCTGCCGCTGGCCTCGGCGATCCGGCGACCGACGCCGTGCCAGCAGGGGTCCCGGTTGCCGAGGTGGTCGCACGGCTCCAGCGGGTCGTGCAGGCTCGGCAGCTGCGACGGGAGCTGACGCGCACCACCGAGGTGCTGACCCACACGAGCCATCAGCTGGAGCGGTTCGTGTACACGGCATCCCATGACCTCAAGGAGCCGTTGCGGGCGATAACGGGGTTCTCCAAGCTGCTGGTCACCCGCCATGCCGACCAGCTGGAGGACCAGGCCCGCACGTACCTCGACTTCGTCACCGACGGCGCGGAGCGCCTCGGGCGGATGATCGGGTCCCTCACGACGTTCTCGGTGCTCTCCCGCCACCAGGTCACGACGACCGAGGTCTCCCTCGACGCCGTCGTAGCTGACGTGCTCGAGCGGTTGGAGACCGACGGGACCGAGGTCACCGTCACCGACCTGCCCGCTGTCCGCACGGACAAGACCCTGGTCAGCGAGGTCGCTCGGGTCCTGATCGACAACGCAGTGCGGTACCGCACCGACGACCCCGGCCACCGCGTCACGGTCACGGCGACGGTGGGCCCCGAATCGTGGACGCTGGCCGTCGCCGACACCGGCATCGGCGTGGCCCCGTCCGACCAGGACCGCATCTTCGACATGTTCTCGAGGCTGCACACCCGCGAGGCCTACGACGGTCAGGGGATCGGGCTGGCGGTCGCCCGCATGGCCGCTGGTCGGCTCGGTGGTCGCATCCAGGTCGAGTCGCGCCCGGGGGAGGGATCGACCTTCACGGTCACCGTTCCCATCGTGTGAGACCGGTCCCGGACCGCAGCTGGGGTCAGCCGAAGTCGCAGGCGGCCAGGTGGTCGTTGACCATGCCCATGGACTGCATGAAGGCGTAGGCGGTCGTCGGGCCGACGAACCGGAAGCCGGCCCGTTTCAGGGCCTTGGACAGGGCCGTGGACTCCTCCGTCGTCGCGGGGATGTCGTCCCTCCGGGCGGGTCGGGGTCCGCGGCGGTCCGGCGCGAACGCCCACACGAAGGTGTCGAGGCTGCCGTGGCTGTCCTGGATCGCAAGGGTCGCCCGGGCGTTGGCGATCGTCGCCTCCACCTTGCCCCGATGGCGGATGATCCCCGGATCGTCGAGCAGTCGCGCGACGTCCTCGTCGTCGTACCCGGCAACAGCCGCAGGCTCGAAGCCGTCGAACACCTCGCGGAACCGTGGCCGCTTGCGCAGGATCGTCAGCCACGACAGGCCGGACTGGAAGCCCTCCAGGCACAGCTTCTCGAACAGGCGGATGTCGTCGTGGACCGTCCGGCCCCACTCGGTGTCGTGGTAGGCGACGTAGTCGGGGTGGGTTCCCGGCCACCAGCACCGCGCGGTCCCGCCCTCGTCGACGATGACGTCGTCCCGCGCCTCGTCGCCCATCGTGTCAGTTCAGCTGGGCGCCGCCGGGGCCGGCTGGGCGGAAGGACCCGACCATGCCGAGGTGGCGGATGATGCCGGTCTCGCGCCGGATGATGCGGGCGGTGGCGTCCATGCGCTCGGCATGGGTCGGCAGCTCCAGCAGCTGCTGCTGCACGGGCACCTCGACCTGCAGGGCGCTGCAGGCCATCCACGACAGCTCGCACGGGTCGACCGGCAGCCGGTCGGTGTACTCGCGCGGCACGCCCAGCCCCAGCAGGTACGGCACCAGGACGTCCCGAAGGTTCTCCGCGGCGATCCGGTCACGGGTCGCCGCGCGGTCCTCGGGCAGCACCTCGACGTCGGCCCGCAGGTAGGCACGGTCGTTGAGGGGCTGCACCAGCCGGAAGCGCTCCGACCCCTTGGTGATGATGTCGAACCGCCCGTCGGGCCGCTCGGCCACCGTGCGGATCTCCGTGACCGTGCCGACCTGGTGCAGCACCGAGTCGGCGGGCACGTTGTTGCCGTCGGCGTCGGTGTACCAGTCGCTGCCGACCTCCCGACCGGAGCGGATCGCGACCACGCCGAAGCGCCGGTCACCGTCCAGGCAGTCGCGCAGCATCGCCAGGTAGCGGGGTTCGAAGAGGTGCAACGGCAGCGGACGGCCCGGAAACAGCACCAGATGGAGCGGGAAGATCGGGAGGTCCACGAAGCGCCAGACTAATGGGCTTGCAACGATCCTGCTCCGCGTTGGGCAGCCCGTGCCCGCGCCTCTACCCTTGGCGAGGTGAAGCCCGAGGCCCCCTCCCTGCAACGCATCGACCTTCGCGGCGACCGCCGCCACCCCGGTGCCGACCTGCCGCGCCCACCTGCCGACACCATGCGGAAGGCCCGGGAGACCGTGGCCGAGGTGCTGGCGGACGTGCATGCCCGCGGGGACCGCGCGGTCGCCGAGTACACCGCACGCTTCGACGGCTGGGACGGCACCGAGTGGGAGGTGCCGCGGGCCGAGCTCGACGCGGCGCTCGCCGGCATCGACCCCTCGCTTCGTACGGCGCTGGAGACCGCTCGCGAACAGGTCCAGTGGTTCCACGAACAGGCCAGGCCCCGCGACTGGGCCGGCGTGCACGCCGGTGCGGAGATGGGGGTGCGTCACGCCCCGCTCAAGCGGGTCGGTGTCTACGTGCCCGGCGGACGGGCGGCGTATCCCTCCACCGTGCTGATGACCGTCGTGCCCGCACGCGTTGCCGGTGTCGACGAGGTCGTCGTCGCCACACCGCCAGGTCCCGACGGCCGCCCGAACCAGACCATCCTGGCTGCCGCCGCGCTGGTCGGTGCCGACCGGGTCCTCCGGATCGGTGGTGCGCAGGCCGTTGCGGCCCTGGCGTACGGCACCGAGCAGGTGCGACGCGTCGACAAGGTCGTCGGACCGGGCAACGCCTTCGTCGCCGAGGCCAAGCTGCAGGTCGCCGCGCAGGGGCTGGTCGGCATCGACGCCATGGCCGGGGTGACGGAGGTCATGCTGATCGCCGACGACTCCGCTGACCCACGGCTGGTCGCCACCAGCCTCATCGCCCAGGCCGAGCACGACCCGCTGGTGACCTCCATCCTCGTGACGCCGTCGGTCGAGCTCGCCGATGCCGTCGTGCCCCTCGTGGCGGAGGAGGTCGACGGGCTCGCCTCCCGTGACCGGCTGCTCGAGGCGCTGTCCGGGCAGGGGGCCATCGTCCTCGTCGACGACCTCGACCACGCCGTCGCCGTCGCCGACGACTTCGCCCCCGAACACCTGGAGATCCAGACCCGCGACGCCCGCGGTGTGGCCGACCGGGTGCGTGCGGCCGGCACCATCTTCGTGGGTGTGCAGACGCCGACGGCCCTCGGTGACTACTGCGCCGGTCCGAACCACACGCTGCCCACCGGCGGGACCGCACGGTTCACCGGGGGGCTGCGCACCGACGACTTCATGGTGCCGATCAACTGGGTCGAGTTCTCCGACGACGCCCTGACCCACATGGCTCCTGTCGTGCGGGCGCTCGGTGCCGCCGAGGGACTGCCGGCCCATGTCCGGTCCGTCGACGCCCGGCTCGCCGCCATGGAGCGGGCCCGCGACGCCGCCGCCACGGTGCCCTCCTCGCGATGACCGACCGACCTGCCCGTCGCCCCGCCGTCCGGGACGACCTCGCTGACCTGTCGCCGTACGGGGCTCCCCAGCTGGACGTGCCCGTCCGGCTCAACACCAACGAGACGCCGTGGGCCCCGCCTCCGGCGTTCACCGCGGCGCTGGCCGAACGGATCGCCGCAGGCCTGGACCTGCACCGCTACCCCGACCGTGACGCCGTGGCCCTGCGCACGGCCCTGGCGGGCCGCGAGGACCTGTCGCCCGACCGCGTCTGGGCGGCCAACGGGTCCAACGAGGTCCTCGTGCAGCTGTTCGGCGCCTACGCCGGCGCTGGCCGCACCCTGCTGCTGTTCCAGCCCGGCTACTCCGCCCACCCGCTGCTGGCCCGCGTCACCGGGACCACGGTGGTCACCGAGGACCTCGACGAGGACTTCCGGCTGACCCCCGAGGCGGCCCGCGCGGCCGTGGCGGCCCACCAGCCGGCCATCGTCTGCGTGGCGTCACCCAACAACCCGACCGGCATCCCGGTGGACCCCGACGCCGTCCGCGCGCTGCACGACGGCTTCGACGGCCTGGTCGTGCTGGACGAGGCCTACGTGGAGCTGGCCCCCGACCCGGGGGAGGGCCGGGCGCTGCT
Coding sequences within it:
- a CDS encoding response regulator, which encodes MKMLLVEDEADDAAFVTAQFPTFDVQHVRSVAKALVGLEGVDVVLLDLGLPDSEGFETLAQLLAQAPQIPVVVLTGNEDPAIGPQAIEAGAQDFVLKSDIEGLPPRVEAAIVRQRHRNHAVARALSVSLEYAEIGEPEIGDDILASATPITLEMLGDQRLKTALPEVYGLLVDRYVELLESTVEALAYADGRRPVPAMKTLGREFGILNAVPRDVIDVHISALHRLSDRVHPERLSALAEEGRMVLLEVVGYLALHYRLHANNRGQR
- a CDS encoding sensor histidine kinase; amino-acid sequence: MTHFTAHDLQERLADGQRPTALLVDGEELDARAFVVHAPATAVLVVGASDPAAGLGDPATDAVPAGVPVAEVVARLQRVVQARQLRRELTRTTEVLTHTSHQLERFVYTASHDLKEPLRAITGFSKLLVTRHADQLEDQARTYLDFVTDGAERLGRMIGSLTTFSVLSRHQVTTTEVSLDAVVADVLERLETDGTEVTVTDLPAVRTDKTLVSEVARVLIDNAVRYRTDDPGHRVTVTATVGPESWTLAVADTGIGVAPSDQDRIFDMFSRLHTREAYDGQGIGLAVARMAAGRLGGRIQVESRPGEGSTFTVTVPIV
- a CDS encoding DNA-3-methyladenine glycosylase I — protein: MGDEARDDVIVDEGGTARCWWPGTHPDYVAYHDTEWGRTVHDDIRLFEKLCLEGFQSGLSWLTILRKRPRFREVFDGFEPAAVAGYDDEDVARLLDDPGIIRHRGKVEATIANARATLAIQDSHGSLDTFVWAFAPDRRGPRPARRDDIPATTEESTALSKALKRAGFRFVGPTTAYAFMQSMGMVNDHLAACDFG
- a CDS encoding LON peptidase substrate-binding domain-containing protein, coding for MDLPIFPLHLVLFPGRPLPLHLFEPRYLAMLRDCLDGDRRFGVVAIRSGREVGSDWYTDADGNNVPADSVLHQVGTVTEIRTVAERPDGRFDIITKGSERFRLVQPLNDRAYLRADVEVLPEDRAATRDRIAAENLRDVLVPYLLGLGVPREYTDRLPVDPCELSWMACSALQVEVPVQQQLLELPTHAERMDATARIIRRETGIIRHLGMVGSFRPAGPGGAQLN
- the hisD gene encoding histidinol dehydrogenase, which translates into the protein MKPEAPSLQRIDLRGDRRHPGADLPRPPADTMRKARETVAEVLADVHARGDRAVAEYTARFDGWDGTEWEVPRAELDAALAGIDPSLRTALETAREQVQWFHEQARPRDWAGVHAGAEMGVRHAPLKRVGVYVPGGRAAYPSTVLMTVVPARVAGVDEVVVATPPGPDGRPNQTILAAAALVGADRVLRIGGAQAVAALAYGTEQVRRVDKVVGPGNAFVAEAKLQVAAQGLVGIDAMAGVTEVMLIADDSADPRLVATSLIAQAEHDPLVTSILVTPSVELADAVVPLVAEEVDGLASRDRLLEALSGQGAIVLVDDLDHAVAVADDFAPEHLEIQTRDARGVADRVRAAGTIFVGVQTPTALGDYCAGPNHTLPTGGTARFTGGLRTDDFMVPINWVEFSDDALTHMAPVVRALGAAEGLPAHVRSVDARLAAMERARDAAATVPSSR
- the hisC gene encoding histidinol-phosphate transaminase, which codes for MTDRPARRPAVRDDLADLSPYGAPQLDVPVRLNTNETPWAPPPAFTAALAERIAAGLDLHRYPDRDAVALRTALAGREDLSPDRVWAANGSNEVLVQLFGAYAGAGRTLLLFQPGYSAHPLLARVTGTTVVTEDLDEDFRLTPEAARAAVAAHQPAIVCVASPNNPTGIPVDPDAVRALHDGFDGLVVLDEAYVELAPDPGEGRALLDELDRLVVVRTFSKAWRMAGLRLGYLLAHDWVVQDLLKVRLPYHLDAITQAAGCLAVEMADDVTAHIADLVAERDRLLVALDGIDGVTVWPSAGNFLLLRVDRARDVFESMLADGVLIRDFSTLPRLEGCLRVTVGTPEENDRFLSALKESLR